One region of Rutidosis leptorrhynchoides isolate AG116_Rl617_1_P2 unplaced genomic scaffold, CSIRO_AGI_Rlap_v1 contig189, whole genome shotgun sequence genomic DNA includes:
- the LOC139881736 gene encoding zinc finger protein AZF3-like gives MALEALNSPTATRNPIFHQNVEDEDYFDRTWAKRKRSSSSTSVRDVGIITQSGGRSPPSEEEYLALCLIMLARGNTTSKKTSPIPQSHQNYKEKQENKDQLDDKKTSPTYQSHHDSYECNVCNKAFSSYQALGGHKASHRIKSSAADNNQSTSASTVAAISGNKAHQCSICQKSFPTGQALGGHKRRHYDGGNSNNNTAATKTSSSNSRSIHLEFDLNLPADSCNYTIGGGEQEDEVMSPLPFKKPRLLLFEE, from the coding sequence ATGGCTCTTGAAGCTTTGAATTCTCCGACGGCCACAAGAAATCCAATATTCCATCAAAACGTCGAGGACGAAGATTATTTCGATCGTACTTGGGCTAAAAGGAAGCGATCGTCGTCCTCGACTTCTGTTAGAGATGTGGGGATTATAACTCAATCAGGCGGCCGGTCGCCGCCGTCTGAAGAGGAATATCTTGCTCTCTGCCTCATCATGCTCGCACGTGGCAACACTACCAGCAAAAAGACATCTCCCATCCCTCAATCTCATCAAAATTACAAggaaaaacaagaaaacaaagatcAACTAGATGACAAAAAGACGTCACCTACCTATCAATCTCACCATGATAGTTACGAGTGTAATGTTTGCAACAAAGCTTTCTCTTCGTACCAAGCACTTGGTGGTCACAAAGCCAGCCACCGCATCAAGTCCTCCGCCGCTGACAACAATCAATCCACCTCTGCCTCCACCGTCGCCGCCATCTCCGGCAATAAGGCTCACCAGTGTTCTATATGTCAAAAGAGTTTCCCCACCGGCCAGGCACTCGGAGGACACAAGCGCCGTCACTACGACGGcggaaatagtaataataatactgccgCGACGAAGACGTCATCATCCAATAGCCGGAGTATTCACCTGGAGTTCGATCTGAATTTGCCGGCTGACAGCTGTAATTATACTATTGGCGGCGGCGAGCAGGAAGATGAGGTGATGAGTCCCTTGCCGTTCAAGAAACCCAGATTGTTGTTGTTTGAAGAATAA
- the LOC139881737 gene encoding uncharacterized protein, with protein sequence MAERKLRPYFQADSVRVLTEQPLRKILHDFKSSGRMINWDVELREFDISYHPQPSVKGQALADFILECTIPDRPIERTKTNDKKTQPKNPTQTLGSEELDIEYWNMYFDGASNKLGNRAGIILTSPHGFTIQYALALDFDSRNNEAEYEAMLAGLSLAQSVDVKNIRIYSDSQSVANQVTGDYTA encoded by the coding sequence ATGGCCGAAAGAAAGCTTAGACCCTACTTCCAAGCAGACTCAGTCCGAGTTCTCACGGAACAACCGCTGCGAAAGATCCTCCATGACTTCAAGTCTAGCGGAAGGATGATCAATTGGGATGTGGAATTGCGTGAGTTCGACATTTCTTACCACCCTCAGCCATCAGTGAAAGGTCAAGCTTTGGCGGATTTCATCCTCGAATGTACTATCCCAGACAGGCCGATCGAGAGGACCAAGACCAATGATAAGAAGACCCAGCCTAAGAATCCCACCCAAACTCTTGGGTCTGAAGAACTAGATATTGAATATTGGAACATGTACTTTGATGGAGCCTCAAACAAGTTGGGAAATAGAGCCGGCATTATTCTCACAAGTCCCCATGGTTTTACCATCCAATATGCCCTAGCCCTCGACTTTGACTCCAGAAACAATGAGGCCGAATATGAAGCTATGTTAGCCGGACTCAGCCTAGCACAAAGTGTCGACGTGAAAAATATTCGGATTTATAGTGATTCTCAATCGGTGGCCAACCAAGTAACCGGAGACTACACGGCTTGA